In Candidatus Hydrogenedentota bacterium, a single window of DNA contains:
- a CDS encoding VWA domain-containing protein — protein sequence MISKRSILAISASASLVAHGILLAASPNLHIMASALPPETVLKPFRVRLVQDADTRRPDTRLENGSGALGSEPGSIDELLNRMTERLSPGNSGESAPVEVPDLANRLAREPMQPLSEQQSADAVMQQMDAKILEISQDIARREIQIERRLVAPSPDRILEKDELPTLRSSTAAIADEVIVFNPDQGTGALGAGGAVASGAPSQGAGAALPVEAPAREPGVMADVAHRPAERTLPELPVERVIARAPVVSDIQKKNTRKPLDDVVNLDLQTFVPPGEREGFFRLQIAPKDGQNIAPLAKDVTFIIDASNSITQRKLDETVKGVRKMVADLRPDDRFNVVIFRDTPTLFQARLVPASDETKKAAAQFLTGVVSKGETDVYQGILPVVTEQPRPGVPGIVLVMSDGRPTSGIKDSRTIINSLTDENALRQTIFAFGGGKTVDQKLLDLLAYRNKGEASVVPQIESIGSELPRFFSRLSDPILVNCVADFGGLDGNNIFPKQIPDFYKGQAVTIYGRFDPSNNRLFAMRLTGTAGSDEKEVVFQADLTEAKRGDQEIARNWAFQRVYWLIGEMTRVGETPELLAELRSLAKQYNIRTSYD from the coding sequence ATGATAAGCAAGCGATCAATCTTGGCAATTAGCGCCAGTGCATCGCTCGTTGCCCACGGAATTCTCCTTGCTGCTTCGCCGAATCTGCATATCATGGCTAGCGCCCTGCCCCCGGAGACAGTGCTGAAGCCATTTCGCGTTCGCCTAGTCCAGGATGCGGACACGCGACGTCCCGACACGCGCTTGGAAAATGGATCGGGCGCGCTTGGATCGGAGCCAGGCTCTATCGATGAGTTGTTGAACCGCATGACAGAGCGTCTCTCGCCGGGGAATAGCGGAGAGAGCGCCCCCGTCGAGGTGCCCGATCTCGCCAACCGCCTTGCCCGCGAGCCCATGCAGCCTTTGTCAGAGCAGCAGTCCGCTGACGCGGTAATGCAGCAGATGGACGCCAAGATCTTGGAAATCTCGCAAGACATCGCTCGTCGCGAGATCCAGATTGAACGCAGGCTAGTTGCGCCGAGTCCCGATCGCATTCTTGAAAAAGACGAGTTGCCCACGCTGCGTAGCAGTACCGCCGCCATTGCCGACGAAGTCATTGTCTTTAATCCCGATCAAGGAACAGGTGCTCTCGGCGCCGGTGGAGCGGTTGCATCGGGCGCTCCGTCGCAAGGTGCCGGAGCCGCATTACCCGTAGAGGCTCCCGCGCGTGAACCAGGCGTGATGGCGGATGTGGCCCACCGTCCGGCAGAAAGAACATTGCCCGAATTGCCGGTTGAACGTGTCATCGCGCGCGCGCCGGTCGTGTCGGATATTCAGAAGAAGAACACGCGAAAGCCTCTGGATGACGTCGTTAATCTGGATTTGCAGACCTTTGTTCCTCCGGGAGAGCGCGAAGGCTTCTTCCGCCTGCAAATTGCGCCCAAAGACGGCCAAAACATCGCCCCGCTCGCGAAGGATGTCACCTTCATCATTGATGCTTCGAATAGCATCACACAACGCAAACTGGATGAAACTGTCAAAGGTGTCCGGAAGATGGTCGCGGACCTGCGTCCCGATGACCGCTTCAATGTCGTCATCTTCCGCGATACCCCGACCTTGTTTCAGGCGCGTCTGGTGCCTGCCTCGGATGAGACGAAGAAAGCTGCCGCTCAGTTCCTGACCGGTGTCGTGTCGAAAGGCGAAACCGACGTCTACCAGGGTATCCTTCCCGTTGTGACAGAGCAGCCTCGTCCAGGTGTGCCTGGGATTGTCCTCGTGATGAGTGACGGCCGGCCAACTTCCGGAATCAAGGACAGCCGTACCATCATTAATTCGCTCACCGACGAGAATGCGCTTCGCCAGACCATCTTCGCATTTGGCGGCGGGAAGACCGTGGACCAGAAACTGCTGGACCTTCTGGCCTACCGAAACAAAGGCGAAGCCTCGGTTGTACCGCAAATCGAATCCATTGGCAGCGAGCTTCCGAGATTCTTCAGCCGACTGAGTGATCCCATCCTTGTGAATTGTGTTGCGGACTTCGGCGGGCTGGACGGTAACAACATCTTCCCCAAACAGATCCCTGACTTCTACAAAGGACAGGCCGTTACCATCTATGGCCGCTTCGATCCGTCGAACAACCGCTTATTTGCCATGCGTCTCACGGGAACAGCCGGCTCCGACGAAAAGGAGGTCGTGTTTCAAGCCGATCTGACGGAGGCCAAGCGTGGCGATCAAGAAATTGCCCGCAATTGGGCATTCCAACGCGTGTATTGGCTTATCGGCGAGATGACACGCGTGGGTGAAACGCCTGAACTCCTTGCCGAACTGCGTAGTCTCGCCAAGCAGTACAATATCCGCACGAGCTATGACTGA
- a CDS encoding tetratricopeptide repeat protein yields the protein MPRTVTVMSRCKKLAVLLASVCVAFVSSADEPGQAEFELANGLFARGYFEMAAQSYREYIEKFPGSPNAADALYMLGESEYSLNRFDQALDAFNKYIDTTKEGVRRQRALNHKGEILYRQKKVDEAASIFGSLAVPDAPAEVRADALYNLGRLEYDRKNNEAAANAFRTIIEQIPDSPLSPYARYQLALVYLAQGNIEGAATEFSGVASSSAEEKYRLESRFRAAEAYDQIGWYEAAEKAYSDLQKEFPDSEYSERAAYGQTWALYHAGKLDDAEAAARALLDKNPSAPGAAAMKYLLANITQQRKEYDNAVAAYRQILKDYADSPFAARAQYKIAWTLYLAGKPEEAKQELAAFQGEDVDPAIQGDSAFLRGCILFGEGNYNDAYQEFRLVAEKYTTSEFSAEALFKMGETLAKLGRNDEAATVFKAFAAKYPTSPLVQEAILRVGDAKFFTAAFKDAVDEYKRILETNPDPVTQENTLYRLAITYHNMQDYQASADTFKQIVDTFAQSAHRPEAFLRIADNYLRESKDPVKAIENYQAAYDADPKGVYAGRALEGLALARYTTNDLDGAAEVFTRIIGEFPNVRLSEMSYAWVGQYLFDKEKWAESAAAFEAMLKAIPEYPNPERIRFKIAECSERANNQDAAIKLYDEVVKAAPLSGTAIDAKFRMAELYEAKKQGDKAFALYEEAANTNTGDTAARARFRLAELLEGKKEYEAAAKSYMLVAILFLHAELSPESLWRAGQCFEKMNSPDQAVRAFEDVIKEYPDSEQAAKAKARLAELGKAAS from the coding sequence ATGCCGCGAACCGTTACCGTTATGTCTCGCTGTAAGAAACTTGCCGTGCTGCTCGCTTCGGTGTGTGTGGCGTTTGTCAGCTCGGCTGACGAACCCGGACAAGCCGAGTTCGAGTTGGCCAATGGATTGTTCGCGCGCGGCTATTTCGAAATGGCCGCGCAATCCTATCGTGAATACATCGAGAAATTTCCCGGCAGCCCAAACGCCGCGGATGCCTTGTACATGCTTGGCGAATCCGAATATAGCCTCAATCGGTTCGATCAAGCACTCGACGCTTTTAACAAGTACATAGATACAACAAAAGAAGGCGTTCGCCGTCAACGTGCGCTAAATCACAAAGGCGAAATCCTCTACCGGCAAAAGAAGGTGGATGAGGCCGCATCCATCTTCGGCTCCTTGGCAGTTCCCGACGCGCCTGCCGAAGTGCGCGCAGACGCGCTGTATAATCTGGGAAGGCTCGAATACGACCGCAAGAACAACGAAGCCGCCGCAAACGCATTTCGGACCATCATTGAGCAGATTCCCGATTCGCCCCTGTCGCCGTACGCGCGGTATCAGTTGGCCCTGGTCTACCTCGCTCAAGGGAACATCGAAGGTGCCGCAACAGAATTCTCGGGAGTTGCATCCAGTTCCGCGGAAGAAAAGTATCGTTTGGAAAGCCGTTTCCGCGCTGCCGAGGCCTATGATCAGATAGGCTGGTACGAAGCTGCCGAGAAAGCTTACTCGGATCTTCAGAAGGAATTCCCCGATTCCGAGTATTCCGAACGCGCCGCATACGGCCAGACATGGGCTCTGTACCATGCGGGCAAGCTGGATGACGCCGAGGCCGCGGCGCGCGCCCTTCTGGACAAGAACCCCAGCGCTCCCGGCGCAGCGGCGATGAAGTACCTGCTGGCCAATATTACGCAGCAGCGAAAAGAGTACGACAACGCGGTTGCGGCATACCGTCAGATCCTCAAAGACTATGCAGACTCGCCGTTTGCCGCACGCGCACAATACAAGATCGCATGGACGCTGTATCTCGCAGGGAAACCCGAAGAAGCCAAGCAAGAGCTTGCGGCCTTCCAGGGTGAAGATGTTGACCCGGCCATTCAGGGCGATTCCGCATTTCTGAGAGGCTGTATCTTGTTCGGCGAAGGCAACTACAACGACGCGTACCAGGAGTTCAGGCTGGTCGCGGAGAAGTACACGACGAGCGAGTTCAGCGCCGAAGCCCTGTTCAAGATGGGAGAGACGCTGGCCAAGCTTGGCAGAAATGACGAAGCTGCCACGGTCTTTAAAGCATTCGCCGCAAAGTACCCGACCAGCCCTCTCGTGCAGGAGGCAATCCTCCGCGTGGGCGATGCCAAATTCTTCACCGCGGCCTTTAAGGATGCGGTAGACGAGTACAAGCGAATTCTTGAAACCAATCCCGATCCCGTCACGCAAGAGAACACGCTGTATCGCCTCGCGATCACCTATCACAACATGCAGGATTATCAGGCAAGCGCCGACACCTTTAAGCAGATTGTCGATACGTTTGCGCAGAGCGCGCACCGTCCTGAAGCTTTTCTCCGAATTGCGGACAATTATCTGCGTGAATCCAAGGACCCCGTAAAGGCGATTGAGAATTACCAGGCCGCATATGACGCCGACCCCAAAGGCGTGTACGCCGGCCGTGCGTTGGAAGGGCTTGCGCTTGCGCGCTATACAACCAACGACCTCGATGGGGCGGCCGAGGTCTTCACGCGAATTATCGGTGAATTCCCCAACGTCCGTTTGAGTGAAATGAGCTATGCGTGGGTCGGGCAGTATCTCTTCGATAAGGAGAAATGGGCGGAGTCCGCGGCTGCGTTTGAGGCCATGCTCAAGGCAATTCCCGAGTATCCGAACCCCGAACGTATCCGCTTCAAGATCGCAGAGTGCAGCGAACGGGCAAACAATCAGGACGCTGCAATCAAGCTGTACGATGAAGTCGTGAAGGCCGCTCCGTTGAGCGGCACCGCTATTGACGCCAAGTTCCGAATGGCAGAATTGTACGAGGCCAAGAAACAAGGCGACAAGGCCTTCGCATTGTACGAAGAAGCGGCAAACACAAATACCGGCGACACCGCGGCTCGAGCCCGCTTCAGGCTTGCGGAACTCTTGGAGGGGAAGAAGGAATACGAAGCCGCCGCCAAGAGCTATATGCTCGTGGCGATACTCTTCTTGCACGCGGAACTCTCTCCGGAATCGTTGTGGCGCGCCGGGCAGTGTTTTGAGAAAATGAATAGCCCCGACCAAGCGGTACGCGCGTTTGAGGATGTGATCAAGGAATATCCTGACAGCGAGCAAGCGGCGAAAGCGAAAGCGCGGCTCGCAGAACTCGGTAAGGCGGCTTCCTGA
- a CDS encoding biopolymer transporter ExbD, whose translation MRISRRFEEQTESIQLAPLIDIVFLTLVFFMTTTVYGALESEIDVSLPTANSASPIERTRGEIIINVKADGAIVLNNRTLTIPELQDVLYQVAENFPGGAVIIRGDGNSALGQSIAILNCCRNADIQNVSFAAIKEDRRGAP comes from the coding sequence ATGAGAATCTCAAGGCGTTTCGAGGAACAAACGGAGAGCATTCAACTCGCGCCGCTGATCGACATCGTATTCCTGACATTGGTCTTCTTCATGACGACCACCGTCTATGGAGCGCTGGAAAGCGAAATCGACGTCTCGCTGCCGACTGCTAACAGCGCTTCGCCCATCGAGCGGACGCGTGGAGAGATCATTATCAACGTGAAGGCGGATGGCGCCATTGTGCTGAACAACCGCACCCTCACCATCCCCGAACTTCAAGACGTGTTGTATCAAGTGGCCGAGAACTTTCCCGGCGGCGCCGTGATTATTCGCGGTGACGGGAATTCCGCGTTGGGGCAGTCCATTGCAATTCTGAATTGTTGCCGCAACGCGGACATACAGAACGTTTCCTTTGCCGCGATCAAGGAGGACCGTCGAGGAGCGCCCTGA
- a CDS encoding MotA/TolQ/ExbB proton channel family protein, which translates to MKSLRQAGLCLIVAVLLLTFASNGQEPAPQAAPADAPAATTPAPIQIEPAAAGTSASQDPGADVAHSASASDELTQITLWNMIKWGGAILWVIMILSVITLFLAIYLLATVTPRREVPPTFVKRAHSQLKAGDLRGAYQMCEERDEIIANVLRAGLKMHGHDRYVIQEAMESEGERGASALWQRISYLNNIGSLAPLLGLLGTVWGMIGAFGTIAMADSQARSIAMATNVSKAMITTLAGLLLAIPALFIYYYLRGRVIRIVSEVEAQATEFIELLTRSRES; encoded by the coding sequence ATGAAGTCATTGAGGCAGGCAGGGTTATGCCTGATCGTGGCAGTCCTTCTTTTGACATTTGCGAGCAATGGACAGGAGCCAGCCCCCCAAGCTGCGCCCGCAGACGCGCCAGCCGCCACCACTCCCGCCCCTATCCAGATTGAGCCGGCTGCTGCCGGTACCTCAGCCTCCCAAGACCCCGGGGCAGACGTAGCTCATAGCGCATCGGCCAGTGACGAGCTGACTCAGATTACCCTCTGGAACATGATTAAGTGGGGTGGCGCCATTCTCTGGGTGATTATGATACTGAGTGTCATTACCCTCTTCCTGGCCATCTACCTGCTTGCGACCGTTACGCCCCGGCGCGAAGTCCCGCCAACTTTCGTAAAGCGCGCGCATTCGCAATTGAAAGCCGGTGACCTCCGTGGCGCGTACCAGATGTGCGAAGAACGCGACGAGATCATCGCAAACGTGTTGCGGGCGGGTCTGAAGATGCACGGTCACGACCGGTACGTTATCCAGGAGGCAATGGAGAGCGAAGGGGAGCGCGGCGCCAGCGCACTCTGGCAGCGAATATCCTATTTAAACAACATCGGATCGCTCGCACCGCTTCTTGGTCTGCTGGGTACCGTTTGGGGCATGATCGGAGCTTTCGGAACCATCGCGATGGCGGACTCCCAGGCACGCAGTATTGCCATGGCCACCAACGTATCCAAAGCCATGATCACAACCCTGGCCGGTCTGCTCCTCGCGATTCCCGCGCTTTTCATCTACTACTACCTCAGAGGTAGGGTCATTCGCATTGTCTCCGAGGTTGAGGCGCAAGCGACAGAGTTTATCGAACTGCTTACGCGGAGCAGAGAATCATGA
- a CDS encoding type IV pilus twitching motility protein PilT has product MTLLQQLLQRAIQKNASDIHIKTGRPPCFRIDGEMVPRKRTMTSEDVDAVLSEILSDSQKATLRRRGEVDLAHQDPEFGRFRVNAFRQRGTISVVMRRIKSEIPNFEELHLPSAVERFARVARGLILITGTTGSGKSTTLAAVIDHINETRKCHIVTVEDPIEYTHKDKMSLVNQREIRIDTESFSTALRAAMRQDPDVILVGEMRDLDTFQAAISASETGHLVFSTLHTADVMQTIDRIVDLFPSNQQDQVRSQLSLNLKAIMCQRLLPRASGVGRVPACEVMFNTPAVQKLIKENRVNKIPMAIQQGREDGMQSFNDSLYSLIKGKLITLETAMEVSDNSAELNLMLQGIKLGQMRGGILGEADK; this is encoded by the coding sequence TTGACGCTTTTGCAGCAATTGCTTCAACGGGCCATTCAGAAGAACGCCTCCGATATTCATATCAAGACCGGCAGACCTCCGTGTTTCCGCATTGACGGGGAAATGGTGCCTCGCAAACGCACCATGACCTCCGAAGATGTCGATGCCGTACTCTCGGAGATATTGAGCGATTCGCAGAAGGCCACCCTGCGCAGGCGTGGAGAAGTCGACCTTGCCCACCAGGATCCGGAATTCGGGCGCTTTCGCGTCAATGCCTTCCGTCAACGTGGCACGATTTCCGTGGTCATGCGGCGAATCAAGAGCGAAATTCCGAACTTCGAAGAACTCCACTTGCCTAGCGCCGTGGAGCGGTTTGCGCGTGTTGCGCGCGGCCTTATCCTGATTACGGGCACGACCGGCAGCGGAAAATCGACCACACTTGCGGCCGTAATCGACCACATCAACGAAACGCGCAAGTGTCACATCGTTACGGTCGAAGACCCTATCGAATACACGCACAAGGACAAAATGTCCTTGGTGAACCAGCGCGAAATCCGTATCGATACCGAGAGCTTCTCGACAGCGCTGCGCGCGGCCATGCGCCAAGACCCGGATGTGATCCTCGTGGGCGAAATGCGCGACCTGGATACCTTTCAGGCGGCTATCAGCGCCTCGGAAACGGGTCACCTCGTGTTCAGCACCCTGCATACCGCCGACGTTATGCAGACCATTGACCGCATTGTCGACCTCTTCCCTTCAAATCAGCAGGACCAGGTTCGCTCGCAATTGTCTCTAAACCTCAAGGCCATCATGTGCCAGCGGCTGCTGCCGCGAGCCAGCGGCGTGGGTCGCGTCCCCGCTTGCGAGGTCATGTTCAATACGCCCGCCGTGCAGAAGCTGATCAAGGAAAACCGAGTCAACAAGATCCCCATGGCCATTCAGCAAGGCCGCGAAGACGGCATGCAGTCATTCAATGACAGCCTCTATTCGCTCATAAAAGGGAAGCTTATCACCCTGGAAACGGCCATGGAGGTCTCGGACAACTCTGCTGAGCTCAATCTCATGCTCCAAGGCATCAAGCTCGGGCAGATGCGCGGTGGAATCCTCGGCGAGGCCGACAAATAA
- the ftsZ gene encoding cell division protein FtsZ has product MGFCDEFTSFDQQAIIKVVGIGGGGGNAVGRMIEAGLRDVEFITVNTDAQALKHSPAGTRLQIGEVGLGAGAKPEMGEKAALDDRDRIGEVLAGADMIFLTAGLGGGTGTGATPIVAEIARETGALTVAIVTLPFKFEGRGRMDNAIKGLKALQKKVDALIVVPNERLALLCHENISFLNAFCLADEVLHNGVRAISELITVTGLINLDFADVRTIMRDSGRALMGIGTAEGDKRGLRAAQEAIVCPLLEKSTIDGAMGVIVNVKGGSDMGMKEVLEAVTTVQKAAHPNANIIFGAVVDDEPRPEMQVTVIAAGFPFEAMADTDRYEDAVTLTLEVAEDIHQSVLPQPLPDPEPMPASVTAPKKKKGAAAEQEEFLFPNEDPATMDEPHEVVTINFSRDQEEDMGIPAFMRKRMKRS; this is encoded by the coding sequence ATGGGATTCTGCGACGAATTTACAAGCTTTGATCAGCAAGCCATCATCAAGGTTGTCGGTATCGGCGGCGGTGGTGGTAACGCCGTCGGACGCATGATCGAGGCCGGACTCAGAGACGTCGAGTTCATCACGGTCAACACGGATGCCCAGGCGTTGAAGCATTCGCCCGCCGGAACGCGTCTTCAAATCGGCGAGGTGGGCCTCGGCGCTGGCGCCAAACCCGAGATGGGGGAGAAGGCAGCGCTCGATGACCGCGACCGCATTGGAGAGGTCCTGGCGGGAGCTGACATGATCTTCCTCACTGCGGGTCTCGGCGGTGGCACAGGCACGGGCGCAACGCCGATCGTGGCCGAAATTGCCCGCGAAACAGGCGCGCTGACCGTCGCCATCGTCACGCTGCCCTTCAAGTTCGAAGGCCGAGGCCGAATGGACAACGCCATAAAAGGCTTAAAGGCCCTCCAGAAGAAAGTCGATGCGCTTATTGTCGTTCCGAACGAACGGCTGGCACTTCTCTGCCACGAGAACATCTCCTTCTTGAACGCGTTCTGTCTGGCCGACGAAGTGCTGCACAATGGCGTGAGGGCCATCTCCGAACTTATCACAGTCACCGGTCTGATCAACCTCGACTTCGCCGACGTGCGCACGATCATGCGCGACAGCGGACGCGCACTGATGGGTATCGGCACTGCGGAAGGCGACAAGCGCGGACTTCGTGCCGCGCAGGAAGCCATTGTCTGTCCGTTACTCGAAAAATCTACCATCGACGGGGCTATGGGAGTTATAGTAAACGTCAAGGGTGGAAGCGATATGGGCATGAAGGAAGTGCTCGAAGCGGTTACTACGGTTCAGAAAGCGGCTCATCCTAACGCAAACATCATTTTCGGCGCGGTCGTCGACGACGAACCTCGCCCCGAAATGCAGGTGACAGTTATTGCGGCAGGTTTCCCCTTTGAGGCTATGGCCGATACAGACCGCTACGAAGACGCCGTTACACTGACCCTGGAGGTCGCGGAAGACATCCATCAGTCGGTGTTACCGCAACCTCTTCCGGATCCCGAACCCATGCCGGCTTCCGTGACCGCGCCGAAAAAGAAGAAGGGTGCTGCCGCCGAACAAGAAGAATTCCTGTTCCCCAACGAAGATCCCGCTACGATGGATGAACCGCACGAAGTGGTCACCATCAACTTCTCGAGGGACCAGGAAGAGGACATGGGTATTCCCGCATTCATGCGGAAGAGGATGAAACGCTCTTGA
- a CDS encoding FtsQ-type POTRA domain-containing protein — translation MTLVVAILASMVGYLAFLNVQDSDYLQLKTIRVEGTETLTPERVVEISGLTNEDNILFVRTSSIRGRLIAEPYIEKCRVARIFPDMVSIKIVERKVAAALMAHNRVYAIDPEGIVLQRLEPGAIVPGPMITEVPELGTVEVGGIVRQRALMEAMEVWKAFCATQMSKEVTVSELAAHAPNDIRMYCDELRYEIRWGRGDYESQAKRLDVLWREKKGCLPCLEYLDVRFGRDLACK, via the coding sequence TTGACACTCGTAGTTGCCATCCTCGCAAGCATGGTTGGCTATCTGGCATTTCTGAATGTGCAAGACTCGGACTATCTGCAACTAAAGACAATTCGCGTAGAAGGCACGGAGACTCTTACGCCCGAGCGCGTGGTTGAGATTTCCGGCCTCACAAACGAAGACAACATCCTCTTCGTTCGCACGTCGTCTATCCGAGGCAGACTCATCGCTGAACCGTACATCGAAAAGTGTCGAGTGGCTCGCATTTTTCCCGACATGGTTTCCATCAAGATTGTGGAGCGTAAGGTCGCCGCGGCACTAATGGCCCACAACCGCGTCTATGCGATTGACCCGGAAGGGATCGTTCTGCAGCGGCTTGAACCAGGCGCAATCGTTCCCGGACCGATGATCACCGAAGTCCCAGAGTTGGGCACCGTAGAAGTGGGCGGCATAGTGAGGCAACGTGCCTTGATGGAGGCGATGGAAGTCTGGAAAGCCTTCTGCGCCACCCAAATGTCTAAGGAAGTGACCGTTTCGGAACTGGCCGCCCACGCCCCAAACGATATTCGAATGTATTGCGACGAGTTGCGGTACGAGATCCGTTGGGGTCGTGGAGACTACGAGTCTCAAGCGAAGCGGCTCGACGTTTTGTGGCGGGAAAAGAAGGGATGTCTGCCCTGCCTTGAGTACTTGGATGTGCGCTTCGGCAGGGACTTGGCCTGCAAATAA
- the murC gene encoding UDP-N-acetylmuramate--L-alanine ligase: MNGLKRKVHFVGVGGIGMSGLAEILLNLGYQVSGSDLKSSEITQRLVERGLTFAEGHAAANVGDAAIVVISAAVPQDNPEVLVARQRNVPVIHRSDLLADLIRLKPNAVVVGGTHGKTTTTSMISAILDNANIGATSVIGGILHRSGTNARWGTGDFIVAESDEHDGSFLRLHPTISVVTNIDAEHLEYYGTLDNIKRAFVEFSNGVPFYGFVIACWDDPNVRSILPEIQSVCVTFGLEEGAGLIGSNVGLCSTNAAKSKASQLAGLCMRMDVTSLDPRLQVTGKLGTLTFNAIGAHNARNALAACAVGLCLGMKFPQIADGLKLYDGVQRRLQVCGEKRGITVVEDYAHHPTEIATTFEAVQWVEPKRIIGVFQPHLFSRTKFFYEDFAKVLSRFDRAIVTDIYPSREEPMPGVDSGLIIDAARKRGATHVELVNDMNAVPAVLAPDLEPGDVVLILGAGTINRIAWPMLEAIPES, encoded by the coding sequence GTGAACGGTCTCAAGCGAAAAGTCCACTTCGTCGGGGTCGGCGGCATCGGAATGAGCGGCCTCGCCGAAATCTTGCTCAATCTCGGATATCAAGTCTCGGGATCAGACCTCAAATCCTCAGAGATTACGCAACGGCTCGTCGAGCGAGGTCTTACGTTCGCTGAGGGCCACGCCGCAGCCAATGTCGGCGACGCAGCTATCGTGGTGATCTCCGCCGCGGTCCCCCAAGACAATCCTGAAGTTCTGGTCGCGCGCCAGCGCAATGTGCCGGTCATTCATCGGAGTGACTTGCTGGCGGACTTGATCCGACTGAAGCCCAACGCAGTGGTTGTCGGAGGCACGCACGGAAAGACCACGACCACGTCCATGATCAGCGCGATTCTCGACAACGCAAATATCGGCGCGACGAGTGTGATTGGCGGCATCTTGCACCGCAGCGGCACCAATGCGCGCTGGGGGACTGGTGACTTCATTGTCGCGGAGTCCGACGAGCACGACGGCTCGTTCCTGCGATTGCATCCGACGATCAGCGTCGTCACGAATATCGACGCGGAACATCTCGAGTACTACGGCACGCTCGACAACATCAAGCGCGCTTTCGTCGAGTTCAGCAATGGGGTGCCATTCTACGGATTTGTAATTGCCTGTTGGGACGACCCCAATGTGCGCAGCATCCTCCCCGAAATCCAAAGCGTGTGCGTCACGTTTGGTCTTGAAGAAGGCGCCGGCCTGATTGGTTCAAACGTAGGTTTGTGCTCGACGAATGCCGCAAAATCGAAGGCCTCCCAGTTGGCGGGCCTGTGCATGCGAATGGACGTCACCAGCCTGGACCCGCGCTTGCAGGTGACCGGCAAGCTGGGGACTCTGACATTCAACGCAATCGGGGCGCACAACGCGCGAAACGCCCTGGCAGCCTGTGCCGTGGGGTTGTGCTTGGGAATGAAGTTCCCGCAAATCGCCGACGGATTGAAACTATACGACGGTGTCCAGCGTCGCCTGCAAGTGTGCGGCGAGAAACGCGGCATCACCGTGGTCGAAGATTACGCGCACCATCCCACCGAAATCGCGACAACTTTCGAAGCAGTTCAATGGGTGGAACCGAAGCGGATCATTGGCGTATTCCAGCCACACCTATTCAGCCGCACGAAATTTTTCTACGAAGACTTCGCAAAGGTCCTCAGCCGTTTCGACCGCGCCATCGTTACGGACATCTATCCCTCGCGCGAAGAGCCTATGCCAGGAGTGGATTCGGGTCTGATTATCGATGCGGCGCGCAAGCGAGGCGCAACGCATGTAGAGCTTGTCAACGATATGAACGCGGTGCCAGCGGTCCTGGCTCCCGACCTTGAACCCGGCGATGTAGTCTTGATTCTCGGGGCAGGCACCATCAACCGCATCGCTTGGCCCATGCTTGAGGCCATTCCCGAATCATGA
- a CDS encoding enoyl-CoA hydratase — protein MPYAEIIYEVSDNIATVTLNRPDKLNAWTFKMESEYKQALAEAERDDAVRVIVVTGAGRGFCAGADMGLLSSVMSGEVDTSELEAGTVSFGGGQTVPEDFRKQYSFPPSVSKPIIAAVNGPAVGIGLVHALYCDMRFASDVARFGTAFAQRGLIAEHGISWLLPRIVGIDNALDLLYSARMIDAEEALRMRLVTRVVPHDDLLPTVRAYATQLATLSSPRSMRVIKRQVWGAMLTNLGDAVDSAVNEMMESFGSEDFREGVLAFMEKRPPQFPGK, from the coding sequence GTGCCTTACGCAGAGATCATCTACGAAGTCAGCGACAACATCGCCACGGTAACACTGAATCGCCCTGACAAACTCAATGCTTGGACCTTCAAGATGGAGTCCGAGTACAAGCAAGCGTTGGCAGAGGCTGAACGGGACGATGCGGTGCGTGTGATTGTCGTCACGGGAGCAGGCCGAGGTTTCTGCGCAGGCGCGGACATGGGATTGCTGAGCAGCGTGATGAGCGGAGAAGTCGACACATCCGAATTGGAAGCTGGCACAGTGTCGTTCGGCGGCGGACAGACCGTTCCGGAGGACTTTAGGAAGCAGTACTCATTTCCGCCGTCAGTAAGCAAGCCCATCATCGCGGCGGTAAACGGTCCCGCTGTAGGAATCGGGCTTGTCCACGCCCTCTATTGCGACATGCGATTCGCAAGCGATGTGGCGCGATTCGGAACGGCGTTCGCACAACGCGGGCTCATCGCTGAACACGGAATCTCATGGTTGCTACCGCGAATCGTCGGCATCGACAATGCACTTGATCTCCTGTATTCCGCGCGCATGATCGATGCGGAAGAGGCCTTGCGTATGCGCTTGGTAACCCGAGTGGTCCCTCACGATGACCTCCTCCCCACGGTGCGGGCCTATGCCACGCAACTTGCGACATTGTCGTCGCCGCGATCCATGCGAGTCATCAAGCGACAGGTTTGGGGGGCCATGCTTACGAATCTCGGCGATGCTGTCGATAGTGCGGTGAACGAGATGATGGAGAGTTTCGGGTCCGAGGATTTCCGCGAGGGGGTCCTCGCGTTTATGGAAAAACGCCCACCACAGTTTCCGGGAAAGTAG